The proteins below are encoded in one region of Apium graveolens cultivar Ventura chromosome 4, ASM990537v1, whole genome shotgun sequence:
- the LOC141720655 gene encoding uncharacterized protein LOC141720655 isoform X1, whose protein sequence is MSNFPNSTNPNYYSQTSPPLNNLSLPIMDPDKALSNSDHLTRSEVLSRRSRKLHQLARLYKNQYWALMEQVKNQYGKYYWEYGKSPFVQDDGEIENNFNNNTDNVIINDVELENNSIDNCDGGGEAEEGENKAVVTPLLFGNSCALQGCKMKAMQLTRFCHMHILKDDKQQLYKGCGYVVKSSPAGPILCSKPILRATVPSLCTTHMQKAEKDVARALRKAGLSGHSTSKLAPQFHVILAEYVNQIQAKRKAARQVKKEPFKVNEEDDISV, encoded by the exons ATGTCCAATTTTCCCAATTCAACAAACCCTAATTACTATTCACAAACGTCCCCTCCACTCAACAATTTGTCACTACCAATTATGGATCCCGACAAAGCTTTATCCAACTCGGACCACCTAACTCGGTCGGAAGTACTGAGTCGGCGATCTCGGAAACTCCACCAACTCGCCAGGTTGTATAAAAACCAGTACTGGGCTTTAATGGAACAAGTCAAAAATCAGTACGGAAAGTATTACTGGGAGTACGGTAAGAGTCCGTTCGTGCAAGACGACGGTGAgattgaaaataattttaataataatacCGATAATGTTATTATTAATGATGTAGAATTGGAGAACAATAGTATTGATAATTGTGATGGAGGAGGAGAGGCTGAAGAAGGTGAGAATAAGGCGGTGGTGACGCCTTTGTTGTTTGGTAATAGTTGTGCGCTTCAGGGATGTAAAATGAAGGCGATGCAGCTTACGCGCTTTTGTCATATGCATATTTTGAAAGATGACAAGCAGCAGTTGTATAAAGGTTGCGGTTATGTCGTTAAGAG TTCGCCGGCAGGACCAATACTTTGCAGTAAGCCAATACTGAGAGCCACTGTTCCATCTCTCTGCACTACTCATATGCAGAAAGCTGAGAAAGATGTTGCCCGGGCCCTGAGGAAGGCTGGCCTTAGTGGCCATTCTACCAGCAAACTTGCGCCCCAGTTCCATGTCATACTTGCAGAATATGTTAACCAGATTCAAGCAAAAAGAAAGGCAGCTCGGCAAGTCAAGAAGGAGCCCTTTAAAGTGAACGAGGAAGACGATATCAGTGTTTAG
- the LOC141720655 gene encoding uncharacterized protein LOC141720655 isoform X2, which translates to MSNFPNSTNPNYYSQTSPPLNNLSLPIMDPDKALSNSDHLTRSEVLSRRSRKLHQLARLYKNQYWALMEQVKNQYGKYYWEYELENNSIDNCDGGGEAEEGENKAVVTPLLFGNSCALQGCKMKAMQLTRFCHMHILKDDKQQLYKGCGYVVKSSPAGPILCSKPILRATVPSLCTTHMQKAEKDVARALRKAGLSGHSTSKLAPQFHVILAEYVNQIQAKRKAARQVKKEPFKVNEEDDISV; encoded by the exons ATGTCCAATTTTCCCAATTCAACAAACCCTAATTACTATTCACAAACGTCCCCTCCACTCAACAATTTGTCACTACCAATTATGGATCCCGACAAAGCTTTATCCAACTCGGACCACCTAACTCGGTCGGAAGTACTGAGTCGGCGATCTCGGAAACTCCACCAACTCGCCAGGTTGTATAAAAACCAGTACTGGGCTTTAATGGAACAAGTCAAAAATCAGTACGGAAAGTATTACTGGGAGTACG AATTGGAGAACAATAGTATTGATAATTGTGATGGAGGAGGAGAGGCTGAAGAAGGTGAGAATAAGGCGGTGGTGACGCCTTTGTTGTTTGGTAATAGTTGTGCGCTTCAGGGATGTAAAATGAAGGCGATGCAGCTTACGCGCTTTTGTCATATGCATATTTTGAAAGATGACAAGCAGCAGTTGTATAAAGGTTGCGGTTATGTCGTTAAGAG TTCGCCGGCAGGACCAATACTTTGCAGTAAGCCAATACTGAGAGCCACTGTTCCATCTCTCTGCACTACTCATATGCAGAAAGCTGAGAAAGATGTTGCCCGGGCCCTGAGGAAGGCTGGCCTTAGTGGCCATTCTACCAGCAAACTTGCGCCCCAGTTCCATGTCATACTTGCAGAATATGTTAACCAGATTCAAGCAAAAAGAAAGGCAGCTCGGCAAGTCAAGAAGGAGCCCTTTAAAGTGAACGAGGAAGACGATATCAGTGTTTAG
- the LOC141719394 gene encoding putative mitochondrial protein AtMg00310 yields MQIKEANDNSKYLGLPNILGRNKSVVFGYLRDKVTANIQGWMEKNVSRSVKEILIKMVAQTLPSYAMSVFLLPLELTRDMEKAMAQFFWKSTQKNNSKITWMAWERMSKHKQAGGLGFKSLRYVNLAMLGKQCWRLITNPDSLVARVYKAKYYADSDFMSDKLGSSPSFIWRSILEARKVISAGSSWRIGMGNKIRILDQPWLNDMSSPYISTISPSIINQNIASLFRSCTKE; encoded by the coding sequence ATGCAGATTAAGGAGGCGAATGACAATTCTAAATACCTGGGCTTACCAAACATCTTAGGACGGAATAAATCGGTGGTATTTGGGTATCTTAGGGACAAAGTTACAGCTAATATACAGGGGTGGATGGAGAAGAATGTGTCAAGATCGGTGAAGGAAATACTAATCAAAATGGTAGCTCAGACTTTGCCCTCATATGCAATGAGCGTCTTTCTTCTACCGTTAGAGTTAACTAGAGATATGGAGAAAGCCATGGCACAGTTTTTCTGGAAATCAACTCAGAAGAACAACTCTAAAATAACCTGGATGGCTTGGGAGAGGATGTCGAAACATAAACAAGCAGGTGGGTTGGGTTTTAAAAGCTTGAGATATGTTAATCTGGCTATGTTGGGTAAGCAGTGTTGGAGACTTATTACTAATCCGGATAGCTTGGTGGCTCGTGTTTACAAGGCAAAGTACTATGCGGACTCTGATTTTATGTCAGATAAACTAGGAAGTAGCCCCAGCTTTATTTGGCGTAGTATTCTCGAGGCAAGAAAGGTAATCTCAGCTGGTTCAAGCTGGAGGATTGGGATGGGTAATAAAATAAGGATTCTGGATCAACCATGGTTGAATGATATGAGCAGCCCATACATCTCGACTATATCTCCTTCGATTATAAATCAAAACATTGCATCGTTGTTCCGATCATGTACTAAAGAATGA
- the LOC141719395 gene encoding secreted RxLR effector protein 78-like, whose translation MALKLDMSKAYDRIEWKFLREVMIKMGFNEWWTHLILQYVSTVQYSIIHGEFEIGPIRPSRGLRQGDPLSPYLFIICAEGLSALIRQYETQKWLQGISICRRAPNISHMLFADDSYMFCKADIGDTRKVLELMDVYERASGQRVNR comes from the coding sequence ATGGCTCTTAAATTGGACATGTCTAAAGCCTATGACCGGATAGAATGGAAGTTTCTAAGGGAGGTTATGATCAAAATGGGGTTTAATGAGTGGTGGACGCATCTGATTCTACAATATGTGTCAACTGTGCAATATAGTATCATACATGGAGAGTTTGAAATTGGCCCGATTCGACCTAGCAGAGGCTTAAGACAGGGAGATCCATTGTCTCCATATCTCTTCATCATATGTGCTGAGGGTTTATCGGCACTTATCAGACAATATGAAACACAAAAATGGTTACAGGGGATCAGTATTTGCAGGAGAGCACCAAACATTAGCCACATGCTGTTTGCCGATGACAGCTACATGTTCTGTAAGGCGGATATAGGAGATACTAGAAAGGTTTTGGAACTAATGGATGTATATGAAAGAGCATCAGGGCAGCGTGTGAATCGATAA